A part of Ptychodera flava strain L36383 chromosome 11, AS_Pfla_20210202, whole genome shotgun sequence genomic DNA contains:
- the LOC139143797 gene encoding uncharacterized protein, which produces MGQTLTFPISSNGITVPKQHCDVITNLCVKLEIDSTSLYTDTTPELSDACADIRHYINCFTDLAAIQLVVVTTPPVTYNPGYRKDIVAELTVMNHGGIIIEASDDYNFKPTVFLTNSADFASASYKNPLEGVFTTFDDKITSKTPTTLQEFPIPITIPTNKFECEEISHLCLQLNHNIARYNDTDPNNDFVCISFGEVAQGKAGTFSCNVSVDLEVPSQTFSPVDVYTFDQVASVDVILSVTNTGPGDIARTRGSSVNYDVTAYLTDSANFEDATVRIRQADVDITLAQLQQELKSGQSVSFAFSSDILVPTVNCSRISHVCFSVTLRSADDRVYTDVDSSNNDVCIEFGPKEEGKAGKILCYVDLAALSLVVLDPQPLTYVPGEDTDVLVRLTVTNYGGLDVSTAPSWTHNFGTEVYLADSENLYTSTNISQPTVDKLFLHEVGSHFRVSLPVFYVKVNIPIAIDCKNIRYLCTLLLHNELRYLDVDRSNDYVCIRFGPVDGGMAGILECDGVTDYPATQAHPRSTAVTVRQRPITTQQTRDRYTTSRDSDHDIGASDGLGKLRTEGLALHYVMIIVSLVFITVVVIAVVIIKCRHKGAPNGICYR; this is translated from the exons ATGGGCCAGACGCTGACATTCCCCATATCATCCAATGGCATTACCGTTCCCAAGCAACACTGTGACGTCATCACCAATCTCTGCGTCAAACTGGAAATTGACTCAACAAGTCTCTACACCGACACCACGCCAGAATTATCAGATGCATGTGCAGATATTAGACATTACATAAATTGTTTCACAG atctcgCTGCAATACAACTTGTAGTCGTGACAACGCCACCCGTGACCTATAACCCCGGCTATCGAAAGGACATCGTGGCTGAGCTGACCGTGATGAACCATGGTGGTATTATAATAGAGGCGTCTGACGATTACAACTTCAAACCAACcgtgtttttgacaaatagtGCAGACTTCGCCTCCGCTTCCTACAAAAACCCGCTAGAGGGCGTATTCACGACTTTCGATGACAAGATCACGAGCAAGACGCCGACTACTCTTCAAGAATTCCCCATCCCCATCACCATACCGACCAACAAATTCGAATGCGAAGAGATCTCTCATCTTTGTCTTCAGCTGAACCATAATATCGCCAGGTACAACGATACGGACCCAAATAATGACTTCGTGTGTATCTCATTCGGCGAGGTGGCTCAAGGGAAAGCCGGCACTTTCAGCTGTAACGTGTCCGTGG ACCTTGAAGTGCCATCTCAAACGTTTTCGCCAGTCGATGTTTACACGTTCGATCAGGTAGCGTCTGTCGACGTCATTTTGTCGGTGACGAACACGGGTCCGGGAGATATAGCAAGGACCAGGGGGTCATCTGTCAATTATGACGTCACGGCCTACCTGACAGATTCTGCAAACTTTGAAGACGCCACTGTCAGGATACGGCAAGCTGACGTGGATATAACGCTTGCACAGTTGCAGCAAGAGTTGAAAAGTGGACAGAGTGTAAGTTTCGCGTTTTCGTCTGACATCCTCGTTCCCACCGTGAACTGTTCTAGGATCAGCCATGTTTGTTTCAGTGTGACCCTGCGAAGTGCAGACGACAGGGTTTATACAGATGTCGACAGCAGCAATAATGACGTGTGCATAGAGTTTGGACCAAAAGAAGAGGGCAAAGCTGGCAAAATTCTGTGCTATGTTG ACTTGGCGGCTCTCTCCTTGGTTGTACTTGACCCCCAGCCTCTGACCTATGTGCCTGGTGAGGATACTGACGTCCTGGTGCGGCTGACTGTCACAAACTACGGCGGATTAGATGTATCAACAGCGCCCTCGTGGACACATAACTTCGGCACTGAAGTGTACTTGGCAGACAGCGAAAATCTGTACACTTCGACAAACATTTCACAGCCGACCGTCGATAAACTTTTTCTGCATGAAGTTGGGTCGCATTTTAGAGTTTCTCTGCCCGTATTTTATGTAAAAGTGAACATTCCAATTGCTATTGACTGTAAAAATATTCGTTATTTGTGTACACTTTTGCTGCACAATGAGCTGCGATACTTGGATGTCGACAGGTCTAATGATTACGTATGTATACGATTCGGTCCGGTGGACGGCGGTATGGCGGGAATATTGGAATGCGATGGCGTTACAG ATTATCCGGCGACGCAGGCACATCCAAGATCCACAGCTGTCACTGTACGTCAGCGGCCCATCACCACTCAGCAGACCAGGGATCGGTACACGACCAGTCGTGATTCAGACCACGACATCGGTGCAAGTGACGGACTCGGAAAATTGAGAACCGAGGGGCTCGCTTTACACTATGTGATGATAATTGTGTCCCTGGTCTTCATCACCGTTGTTGTCATCGCCGTTGTCATAATCAA gTGTCGACACAAAGGAGCTCCAAATGGTATCTGTTATCGTTAA